ATTATGAAAATGAGGATTTTCTGCTCATCCTCAGTCAGGAAATTTTTCAGAAAATTTTTCATTGTTCTTTATAGATCAAATGTAACAGTAATTGTCCTACTTTATATAAAGATTCCGAAGAACATTTATCCGGAGTATCATGAATTGTATGCCAATACGGATAATCGAAATCGATGATATCAATAGCATTAAATCCTGCTTTGATAAAAGGAAGATGATCATCTTCTATCATATATTTGATTTTTGGGATGAATTCAGGATATTCAAGTTTTCTTGCCAGAGACCAGACTTCCTTAACCAGGTTTGGTGATGATCTGTAAGAATAAATCTCCATAAAAATATTCAGGTCTGCATCTCCGACCATATCAATGATAATGACTTTCTCAGGTTTTTGTCCTGAAAAATTATTAACAAAATAAGCTGAACCTACACACCAGGTATCCATATTTCCATAAGTTCCAGCATCTTCCAAATCGAAAAAAACCAAATCTATGCCAAATTGAGATGGTTGGTTTTGAGAAATGATCCGAGCAATTTCTAATAAAACAGCAACTCCGGAAGCTCCGTCGTTCGCTCCTAAAACATGTTTCTGATGGTTCTCTTGTATTGAATCTTTATCTGCCCATTCACGCGTATCGTAA
The Candidatus Cloacimonadota bacterium genome window above contains:
- a CDS encoding M28 family peptidase; protein product: MNKIWLLLISIFLLLSCQNQVPEFDKDNAFRFLTEQCDLGFRYPGTEEIKLCRKYIISNLEPYASSITEQKLSAEIDTISYDGINIIAGFYPEMSRRILLGAHYDTREWADKDSIQENHQKHVLGANDGASGVAVLLEIARIISQNQPSQFGIDLVFFDLEDAGTYGNMDTWCVGSAYFVNNFSGQKPEKVIIIDMVGDADLNIFMEIYSYRSSPNLVKEVWSLARKLEYPEFIPKIKYMIEDDHLPFIKAGFNAIDIIDFDYPYWHTIHDTPDKCSSESLYKVGQLLLHLIYKEQ